The proteins below come from a single Zea mays cultivar B73 chromosome 8, Zm-B73-REFERENCE-NAM-5.0, whole genome shotgun sequence genomic window:
- the LOC103637572 gene encoding probable UDP-arabinopyranose mutase 1 produces the protein MEIVKTDLRNKMGSDWLNHRMSCREQSSATGPKGTLFPMCGMNLAFDRDLIGPAMYFGLMGDGQPIGRYDDMWAGWCVKVICDHLGLGVKTGLPYIWHSKASNPFVNLKKEYKGIFWQEDTIPFFQAVVLPKDCDIALSQQVKEKLGKVDPYFTKLADAMVTWIKAWDSLNAANGKPKK, from the exons ATGGAAATTGTAAAGACTGATTTGAGGAATAAGATGGGGAGTGACTGGCTCAATCATAGGATG TCCTGTCGTGAGCAAAGTTCCGCCACTGGCCCCAAGGGCACCCTCTTCCCCATGTGCGGCATGAACCTCGCCTTCGACCGCGACCTCATCGGCCCCGCCATGTACTTCGGCCTCATGGGCGACGGCCAGCCCATTGGACGCTACGACGACATGTGGGCTGGATGGTGTGTCAAG GTCATCTGCGATCACCTGGGTTTGGGCGTTAAGACAGGGTTGCCCTACATCTGGCACAGCAAGGCCAGCAACCCGTTCGTAAACCTCAAGAAGGAGTACAAGGGCATCTTCTGGCAGGAGGACACCATCCCCTTCTTCCAGGCCGTCGTGCTGCCCAAGGACTGCGACATCGCGCTCTCGCAACAG GTCAAGGAGAAGCTCGGCAAGGTCGACCCCTACTTCACCAAGCTCGCCGACGCCATGGTCACCTGGATCAAGGCCTGGGACTCGCTTAACGCCGCCAACGGCAAGCCCAAGAAGTGA
- the LOC100277101 gene encoding uncharacterized protein LOC100277101 yields MATKGKLGELVWEHRVQAAAAVAFVAAAAVSISAVGPRLGAVVSFFWPLLVSTGLFLVAVAVLLRISPPPAGDDDESGKELIDFVAGCRPEHLVPDAAPPAAVAPVEAPPELQI; encoded by the coding sequence atggcgaccaaggGGAAGCTCGGGGAGCTAGTGTGGGAGCACCGGGTGCAGGCGGCCGCAGCGGTGGCTTTCGTGGCCGCGGCCGCCGTCTCGATCTCCGCCGTCGGGCCCAGGCTCGGCGCCGTGGTGTCATTCTTCTGGCCGCTGCTCGTCTCCACGGGCCTCTTCCTGGTGGCGGTCGCCGTGCTGCTCCGGATCTCGCCGCCGCCCGCGGGCGACGACGACGAGTCCGGCAAGGAGCTCATCGACTTCGTCGCCGGGTGCCGCCCGGAGCACCTCGTCCCGGATGCGGCGCCGCCGGCGGCCGTAGCCCCCGTGGAGGCTCCGCCCGAGCTGCAGATCTAA